GTGACCGACATCTTCCCGGCGTTCGCGCTCGGTACCTGCGAGGGAAGCGAGGACATCATGGATCGCCCCCCGAGAGACCCCGACGAACCGATCATGACGCGCACCAACTGGACCGAACTGGGGTTCTACGGCGTGTTAATTTCAGTCGCGACGATCGGCGCGTTCGTGATCGCTGGCGGGATGTACGCCGGCGGCATGGAGACCGAGGAAGCCGTCACGGTCTCGTTTCTCACGTTGGCCTTTGCCCAACTCTGGCACGTATTCGACGTCCGGGAGATCACGTCCGGTACCCTCCGGAACGAGATAACGACGAACTTGTACATCTGGGGTGCGCTGGGCCTGTCGACGCTAATTCTGGTCGGCGCGGTCTACCTGCCCGGGATCTCGCTGGCGTTGAGCACGGCTCCTATCGGTCTCGACGGATGGCTGGTGGTGCTCGGGATGAGCCTGATCCCCCTCGTGGTTGGGCAGGGGGAACGCGAGTTCCGGCGGCGGTTCGGGACGCCCAACTTCGGAACGATGCTCGAGAACACACACCCCGACTGAGTATTGTGACGGTTCGGACCGGCGCTGATGGACGCACGCGCCTGCGGTCTGCGTCCTGGCCTGGCGTCACCGCTAACATGTAGCCGTCTTCCTGCTCCCACACCCACCGGTAGAAGCGGTCGATCTTGTAGCTCCGCTGGTGCGCCGTCTCGTGCGCGTAGCCCTCGGCTTTCTCCGGATCGTTGCCAAGGTGGCAGATTCACTCGATGAGTTTGCGCCGATGCTCGCGGTAGTCCTCCAGTTGGCGCGGGTTCAGATAGTCCTCGCTGGCTTGTGGGACCACCACGACTCCCTCGATTTTCTCTCGCGTCTCCGTCATCGTGTCATCACCGTCGGACGCGCAGCCCGAAATCCGGGGCTGCGCTGCCTGCTAGCTCTAGTAAGCCTGATGCTTTTTGTAATCGCTATACAGCGGGACGATACCGTTCGACTACCCACGTTGTGAGCTTGGATTGGCATAGTCGGGTCATTGCTGGAAACCGGGAAAACCGTGGAGAGAAGGGCTGAGGAGTGCGCGGACCGGGATTTGAACCCGGGCCATGAGCTTGGAAGGCTCAGGTCCTACCACTAGACCATCCGCGCGCATCCCCCGCTTTTCGCTCTACCATTAAGGCTCTTGCTTTTCGGATCGATCTCCGGCTGGCGATTTGCACGATCGCGATGGCTCGTACCCGTAGCGGACGCTCGCCGGAGGGCCGATCGCGAGCGAAGTGACAGTCGGGATCAGTGCGCTGGAGCCGACACGACCGCGTAACAGTTCCCGCTCGAAAGCTCCCGCTCGATCACCTCGAGGTCGCTCTCCTCGAGATCGCGATCGAACTCGTCGGGGTCGTAGATGTGGTAGAACCGATCGACCGTCTCGCCGCCGGGGAGAGTCCACTCGATCGTGGTGTCGAACCCCTCGGATTCGTCGAACCGATCGTGGGCGGTCGACCACGCGCTGACGAGCGCGCGGCCCGCCGGAGCGAGTACCCGGGCGAGTTCGTCGAGACTCCGCTGGCGGGCCGCTGCGGTCGGCAGGTGATGCAGCGTCGCGACGTAGACGGCGACGTCGACGGTATCGTCGGTGATCGGGAGCGCGGCGGCGTCGCCCTGGCAGAGCGCGACGTCGAACCCGCGCTCGGCCGCCCGTTTGCGCCCCGTTTCCAGCAGCCCGCGGCTGACGTCGAGGCCGACGACGCGCTCGAGGCCGGCCCCGGCCAACAACTCCGCGTGCCGACAGTTCCCACAGCCGAGGTCCAGTCCGACGCCACCGCCGCCGGCGATCGAACCCTCGACGAAGTCCTCGACTTCGGGCCAGGCGTACTCTCGCGTGGACGCGAAGTGGCTCGCGATCCGATCGTAGGTGTCGCGGACGGCTGCCCGGCGGTCCATCGGGCCCTACTCCGGCGGGACGGTGCAAAAAGCGTTCGTGATCGATCGACGACTATCGGTCGTCGAGTCTGACACGAACCGGGTTCGTTCACCTCGAAAGCACCTGGCGTTGACGGCGCTACGCGCCGTCCGCTCGGGAGACGTTTTCGCTCCCGCCGCGCTCGCCTCCGGCCGGGAAGAGCCCCACGCTCTCGCGCGCATCGGCTCACTTCGGTCGCGGATAACTCGCTGTACGCCTCGGTCTATTCGGCACGAACTGAACCAATCAAACGTCCAGTTCGTTGTGCGTTACGTTCATACGGTGGGAGTGCTAACCGACTGATACGGAATGAGGCGCGAGCACTTCACGTTAGACGTCAGCAATGTCGACTGGGTCGAAACCGATGGCGAACCGGAAAAACCCTCGGTATCGATCGACTTCACTGGCCCGGCGACGGAACTTCGCGAGCGCCTTACTGGTCCCGATGGAGACGTTCTCGACGCCGCCGAGACCGATACGGCTCTCCGCCTGCAGGAACCGCTCGGGAACGACACCGCGGGAGTAGTGAGCGTGACCAACCGGATCACCGGCGAGTACGTACTCGAACTGAACGAGGCTGCCGAGGACGTGCTCAGGTTCATCCGAGCGGCTCGTGGCTACGGCGAAGACGCGACGGAGGACGAGGGTCGGTACGAGGTCGAAATCACGCTGGACGACGAACCGTTCGTCACCTTCGACAAGCGGATGTTTCTCGTCTACGACGACGACGGGAACCTCCTCCGTCAGCACAGTCTCATCCCGAGCGGCGTCGAACTGTAAGACGCCCCCTCTCCTTCCCGCCTGGCTGGAAGCGACCGGCAGCTATAAGTGTTTTAGGGACGCCTAAATCGAATGTGCGCCGGCAGACGCCGGGGAGTCGAACGATGGGGAACGAACAACTGCTCACGACGGCGGCCGACGAAACGTCCCGAGAAACCACGAAAGCGGTGTCCACGGCGGACGACGTGGTTCTCGAACTGGACGACGTCGCCAAGCAGTACGGGAGCGAGGCCGTCATCTCGGAGCTCTCCCTG
The nucleotide sequence above comes from Halosolutus halophilus. Encoded proteins:
- a CDS encoding class I SAM-dependent methyltransferase — its product is MDRRAAVRDTYDRIASHFASTREYAWPEVEDFVEGSIAGGGGVGLDLGCGNCRHAELLAGAGLERVVGLDVSRGLLETGRKRAAERGFDVALCQGDAAALPITDDTVDVAVYVATLHHLPTAAARQRSLDELARVLAPAGRALVSAWSTAHDRFDESEGFDTTIEWTLPGGETVDRFYHIYDPDEFDRDLEESDLEVIERELSSGNCYAVVSAPAH
- a CDS encoding DUF5793 family protein, whose amino-acid sequence is MRREHFTLDVSNVDWVETDGEPEKPSVSIDFTGPATELRERLTGPDGDVLDAAETDTALRLQEPLGNDTAGVVSVTNRITGEYVLELNEAAEDVLRFIRAARGYGEDATEDEGRYEVEITLDDEPFVTFDKRMFLVYDDDGNLLRQHSLIPSGVEL